TCAATAGCAGCAGTTCCAAATAAGATGCCTGGACACATTCTCTTACCAGCCCCAAATGGAATGAATTCAAAGTCGGACCCTTTAAAATCAATGGAAGAACCTTGAAACCTCTCAGGCTCAAAGCAATCAGCACTGGTGCCCCAATGTCTCGGGTCTCTTCCTATTGCCCAAGCATTTACCAACACCCTGGCTCCAGATGGTACATCATATCCACTGACTTTGCATCTTTTGTTTGCCTGTCTTGGTATTAAGGCAACAGGAGGGTGCAATCGTAGTGTTTCTTTTATTACCAACTTCATGTAGTCTAGTTTCTTAATATTTGCCTCTTGAATTTTCTTCTTTCATGCAACAACTTGGCGTATCTCGGCTTGTGCTTTCTCCATTGCTCTTGGATTTTTCATAAGTTCCGATATTGTCCACTCTATAGTAGATGCTGAAGTCTCACTTCCAGTAGAGTACATCTCCTGAGAATTTATTGATGAGTACGTTGTATCAACAAATTGACTTTTAAGTAATTCATTCCATTATTGGGTACGTAAAAAGCTTTACTTACCATAATGACAGCTTTGATATGGTCGGTTGTGAGTTGGAATTGGAGGTCACTAGACTCTTGAAGTTGAAGAAGCACATCCACTAGATCTTGATCTTCATGTAGATGATCTTCACCAGCTGCTGCTGTTGCTGCAATAATGGTACTCTTTTTCTTGAATACTAGTTTATGATCACTGATGATTTCATCAAGGATCATGTCCATCTTCAGATGTATTCTATCAAGGGCAGACTTTTCCCTTGTGAAATGACGGAGAAATTTGAGACAAGGAAAAAAGTCTGGGATGTTTAAGCTTGCAACAAGTTTGTTTGTTTCAAGGATCAATGATGTGAATTCTTGTTGATGTGTGCATTTTTTTTCCCAAGGCTGCACGGGCAGTAATGTTGTTTATCATGGAGAAAATCATCTCGCTAAGGTTGAAAGACTGTGATAAGTGACTAATTGATTGAACAAGGTTCCATATGTCTTCTTCTCTCAATGAAACAAATGACTGCACACGCTTTGCACTTAGGAGCTCTAATACACAAATCTTGCGCATTTCTCTCCAATAATCATTACAAGGACTAGAGATGATACCTGAACAATTATAGGACAAAACTTCCTTAGCAAGAAAAGTAGGTCGGTTGGAGAAAGCAGAAGCCTCATGTACCTTCAATACTTGATTGGCTAATTCTGGTGATGAAATGACAATGGCAGATACTTGTCCCAACTTGAGATGCATCATAGGACCATACTTGTTGGCCAAGTCTCTCAAGAAATGATGTGGTAAAGAGCCAACCAAAGCCAGCTGATGCAAGTTCCCAATAAGAGGCAGCTTCCGTGGCCCTGGTGGCAACCTAAGACTAGAACTAGTATGGCTACTAGTACTGGTCTTCTTCCAATACCAATTCAGTAGATTTAGGATGACTAGGAAAACTAGGATATTAGTTAAGAGAGAAAGATCATTAAGGGAATGAATTTGGATTTGGAACATAGCTTATTGTTATGAGCTATAGCAATAGCAGATGAACAACTATGCCAGGTGAAGAAGCAAGCTAGCTAGGTAGGAGGAGATTGAGAGTTCATGAGAGAAATGAGTGTTTATGTAATTATTGTTGACTTATATGTGTGATTAGGTgccaaaataataattaaatacAACTGTGAATCCTACCCTCTTGGTGAGCAAAAAAGTAGGTGCATGAAAATGGCCTATATCAGATTCTACATGTGACAAGTACAGCCTGTCATATAGATCTGAAGTGTTGAATATGGTTATTGCATGGCTAAACAATTTTCGATTCACTAATTCTTGTTTTGCTAATATTTAACTTCAGTTTAGTGCTTAGGAACTGATATACGGCTAATAGTATACGGCACATGAGAGAGCATGGTATAAGAACAAAGACAGGAGTTCTTTGGATTCAAAGGATAAAACACTTAATAGCATGTCATTGTGCAAATTGTAATGCAACAGATCCCTTTACAAAGTAGTTTTTGGAAGTAAAGCAATAACACTTTATTTACTATTGTTTCAGCAGCATTACAAAATGAAAGGAATAGCAATAACATTCAAATCATTCCTCTTCCTGGTGGCCATTCCCACAGATTCAGTCATGTCAAGCTCTTGTGGTTTAGTCCCATTTGGGAGTTTCCAGTTGAAGAAGTAAAGCAACTGACAAAGTGCAAGCTCAACAATTATAGTTGCAAATGATAGGCCTGGACATATTCTCTTACCAGCCCCAAATGGAATAAATTCATAGTTGGTCCCTCGAAAATCGATGGAATAACCTTGAAACCTCTCAGGCTCAAAGCAATCAGCATTGGGGCCCCAATGCTTCAGGTCTCTTCCTATTGCCCAAACATTGATTAACAGCTTGGCTTCAGATGGTACATCATATCTATTGACTTTGCATCTTTCATTTGCTTGTCTTGGGATTAAGGGACCAGGAGGGTGCAGTCGGAGAGTTTCTTTTATGATCAACTTCAAGTAATTTAGTTTCTTAATGTCTGCCTCTTGGATTTTCCTCTTTCCTGCAACAAGTTGGCGTATCTCAGCTTGTGCTTTGTCCATTGCTCTTGGGTTTCTCAGAAGTTCTAACATTGCCCACTCTATGGTAGCCGCTGAAGTCTCACTTCCAGCAAAATACATATCCTGGAAATTAGAAAGGTCATGTTCAGCTAAGTTGAAGTAATAAATTGACCTTGGTTTCGTTAGGTGCTAACTGCTTTCTTACCAGGGTGACAGCTTTGACATGGTTAGTTGTGAGTTGGAATTGGAGCTCACCAGACTCTTGAAGTTGTAGAAGCACGTTGACCAGATCTTGATCTTCCTGCAGGTGATCTTCACCGGCTGTTCTCTGGCTCTGTAGCACTTGTTTatgatcattgatgatatcAACAAGAATCATGTCCATCTTTCCATGTAGTTTTTCAAGGACAGACTTGGTCCCAGTGGCATGATGGAGGAATTGGATCGAATGGAACAGATCTGGCACACCAAAGCCTGTAGAAAGCCTAATCGTTTCGTGGACCAATGATGTAAACTCTTGTTGGTGTTTGCATTTTTTCCCTAAGGCTACGTGAGCTGTAATGTTGTTTAAGGTGGAGAAAATCATCTCGCTAAGGTTGATTGGCTGTGATAATTGAGTAATTGACTGCACAAGATTCCATGTCTCTTCTTCTCTCAATGATGAAAATGACTGCACGCGCTTTGCACTTAAGAGCTCCAACCCACAAATCTTGCGCATTTCTCTCCAGTAACCATTACAAGGACTAGCAATGATGCCTGAATAATTATAAGACATGATTTCCAAAGCAAGAAGACCAGGTCGGTATGAGAAAATCTTCACCGCTTGCTTGGCTAAGTTAGGTGATGATATGACAATGGCTGATACTTGTCCAAGTTTGAGGTGCATCATAGGGCCGTATTTCTTGGCCAAGTCTGTTAAGAAATGATGTGGTAAAGAACCAACAGCTAAAGCTAACTTATGCAAGTTTTCAATAAGAGGTAGCTTCCATGGCCCTGGGGGCAACTGAAGAATACCATCATCATTTAGACTAGTATGGCTCATCTTCTTCCAATACCGATTCAGAAGAAGTAGGATCACTAGGACAACCAGAGAGGTAAAGAGAGGAAGATCTTCATGACAATTAAGGGAAGGAATTTGGATATCTCGGAACATTTTCACTAGTCGATTGATGTACTAAAGAGTAAGGACAGACATTAGAgaagatacacacacacacacacacacgtgtgtgtgtgtagaacTTCTTGTAATTTAACGTTAGCAGTAGCGGACCAAAAAATCAAAGTTAGGAGAAGATAAGAGATTGAGGGAGATTGCAACGTGGACTTATTATACCTGGTTTGATGAGTGCACATCTCCATTGGTTGGTTTATagtatagtgtgtgtgtgtgtgtgtgtgtgaaactTCTTGCAATTTAATGTTAGCAGTAGCGGACCAAGAAATCAAAGTTAGATGAAGATAAGAGATTGAGGGAGATTGCAACATAGACTTATTATACCTGGTTTGATGAGTGCACATCTCCATTGGTTGGTTATAgtataatgtgtgtgtgtgtagaacTTCTTGCAATTTAATGTTAGTAATAGCGGACCAAGAAATCAAAGTTAGGTGAAGATAAGAGATTGAGGGAGATTGCAACATAGACTTATTATACCTAGTTTGATGAGTGCACATCTCCATTGGTTGGTTGTAGTATAGCAATCTACAACAGTAAATGACATCAAGATTCACATAATACAATAATTTGtagaacaaacaaaaaagattgCTTCTGTTACTAATAAAAAACACTAATTTGGTTGATCAGTTTCACAACGATCTTATGATTTGTATGGCATGCTAGGAAGTAGGAACAAGACAAGATTCGACGACAAGTCGTTTTCTATTGCTTCAATTTGTCAACTCCTTTCGGGTCATATTACAGCAGCTAGTCGGCTTGTAaataattcaatgaataattcaGTTCAAGATCTATAAATATTAAAGAATTTTGAAGCACAATGTCGATTTTGAAAAGCTCATAGAATGATTGAGATAATTTGGCATCCTTCGATCATTGAGTGGGTTAATATTAACTCAGATGGCATAGTGCTTAAAAGCATGAGGATGGTGTTAGAAGTATTGATTCTAGTTTGATGGGATGTGGCTCCTCTTTCATTTTGTCATATTGCAGtagtaacattttgagtcttcCTCAATTTGGTTTTGTTAGTTCTGTTTCTTTTATTCTTCTCGTAATTTTCAAGAAGCGAATAGCAGATGCATTAGTTAATCAGGGTATATTGTTAACTAAACTAGTTTGATGGGATGTGCCTCATCTTTCATTTTGTCATATTGCATtagtaacattttgagtcttcCTCAATTTCGTTTTGCTAGTTCTGTAACAAATTGGCGTATCTCAGTTTGTGCTTTCTTCATTGCTCATTGGATTTCTCAGGAGTTCTGACATTGCCTACTCTATGGTCATTGCTGAAGTGTCGCTTCCAACAGAATATATATcctgaaaatgaaaagactCAAGTTGGCTTGTTATTAAAAAGTTGTgattatatataataaataataatgtgACTTATACAGTTATACTTACTACAGTGACTGTTTTGATATTGTTGGTTGTGAGATCAAATTGAAGCACACCGGACTCTTGAAGTTGTAGAAGCACATCAACTAGATCTTCATCTTCCTACAGGTGACCGCCACCAGCTGATTTGTCATTGCTAATGGTTGTAGTGGTCTGTCTTTTCAATTTATGATCATTTATGACTTCTTCAAGGATCCTATCCAGCTTTCGGTGTATTTTCTAGATGGAAGACTTGGTACATGTGACATAACGGAGGAATTTGAGCTAAGTGAACAAATCCGGCAGGTCCAAACCTGTGGCAAGCACATGCATTTAATTCCTTGACCAATGATGTAAATTCATGTTGGTATTTGCACCTTTTTCCAAAGGCTGCATGAGCAGTAATGCTGTTAACTGCGGAGAAAATCGTCTCACTAAGGTTGAGAATTACTAGATGATCAAGGTCATGACCCTGTGGCTGTGATAAGGAGTTAATTGATTGAACAAGATTCCATGCCTCTTCTTCTCTCATTGATGCAAATGACTGTACACGCTTTGCACTAAGGAGTTCCAACACTCAAACTTTTTGCatttgcctccaataatcattaTAAGGACTAGAGGCGATACCTGAATGATTATAGGAAGTGAGTTCTATTGCAAGAACAGTAGGCTGTCCTACGAAAGCAAAGGCATGCGTCTTCAACACCTCATGGGCTAATTCAGGGGATGAAATGACAATGGATGATACTTGTCCCAGTTTGAGGTGCAAGATAGGACCATATTTCTTGGCCAAGTTTCTTAGGGAATGATGTGGTAAACAGACCGCAGTTGCTGTCAGAGCAACCCAAGCCAACCGGTGCAAGTTCCCAATAAGAGGAAGCTTCCTTGGCCTTGGGGGCAACTTTATATCATTTTGAGCAAGggtcttcttttctctttttccctttttaaattaaatagaggattagACGATATTAGTTTCTCTGCGACAGCCGATTTGGGGTGACTGGCACCCACCCACAATCTCGAAAGAAAGGGGGTCATCAAAACCGGGAACCCACTGCCCGtccctctattttattttattaataaaagaaaaaaaaatcataagaagagagaggggggacaagaaccaaaacctctcttgagaacaaaatgaaataaagtactCAAAGTTAGCACTGAGCTAAAATAGTTACAGACTGATGAATATAGCAACCATGCAGCAAAAACCACGTTTGCATGAAATCTATCAAGCACATCAGAATTTAGCTAATACGGAAATTCGGTAAACCTTGCAGATTGTGAACAAAGGCAGCTGAAGCACAAGGAGGGCAAGAGTCCCACCAATAATGCCCCTCATGATCCACCCCATAGTTAGCTAAGCAGTTAGCCACTTGATTCCCTTCTAGATAAATATGTGAAAAACGAACCTGCATAGAGGAGAGAATGGTACAACAATTGACCCAATCAACACTTAGACGCCAAGGGACTGAGCAATTTCTATTGGCAAGAAAGTGAATTGCTACCGCTGAATCACACTCAATCCAGAGAGAAGTCCATCCTTTTCTTGATGCGATTAAAACGACATGAATAATGGCTTAAAGCTTTGCTTCTAGGGCAATAGCAAGACCCATAGAACCAACAAACAACCCATACAATTGCCCAAGTGATCACGAAATATAGCTCCAAAGCCTGCGAGGCCTAGCGTCCCACGAGCAGCACTATCTGTATTAACCTTTAACTGAAAAGCACAAGGAGCATCCAATTTACCTCACGAATTTGATGTGTTCTTGAGGCTCTAACGCTGATTCCAAGAGCACTACAAATACAAAGCCCATCTACTGAGTTACGCataatttcaaaaccctaagaATCAACCTCTCGAATTTGCTGCTTGATAGAGTGAATCAAGTAATCAGCAGTTAAGCGACGCTCATCAAAACAAATAGAATTTCTAGCGTCCCAAAGAGAGTAAAAGCTAGCTCCCATCATTCCCCACCAAAGCAAGTGCAATTGAGTACCAAAATCATGTTGCAGTGGGTAAGAGAAGAAAGTGTATATATCCAGAAAATGAGTATTAACTATAAACCAAATAAAATTGCGCACCAGATCTGCATAGAGAAAGAGCAAGGGTCTTCCAATACAGAAGAAAAGGGATGACTAGGACAACCAAACAATTAGCAAAGAAAGGAAGATCAAGGGAAGGAATTTGGATTTGGAacattgctgctgctgctgctattCCTATTAGCTAGCTAGGCACAATATTAAAGAGAGAGTAGCTCTTACAATTGAGATAGCAGTAGCAGAGGTACCGTGTGATGTTGAGTGGTTTTATTCAACTTGCATTTATACA
Above is a genomic segment from Rosa chinensis cultivar Old Blush chromosome 3, RchiOBHm-V2, whole genome shotgun sequence containing:
- the LOC112192396 gene encoding premnaspirodiene oxygenase isoform X1; the protein is MFRDIQIPSLNCHEDLPLFTSLVVLVILLLLNRYWKKMSHTSLNDDGILQLPPGPWKLPLIENLHKLALAVGSLPHHFLTDLAKKYGPMMHLKLGQVSAIVISSPNLAKQAVKIFSYRPGLLALEIMSYNYSGIIASPCNGYWREMRKICGLELLSAKRVQSFSSLREEETWNLVQSITQLSQPINLSEMIFSTLNNITAHVALGKKCKHQQEFTSLVHETIRLSTGFGVPDLFHSIQFLHHATGTKSVLEKLHGKMDMILVDIINDHKQVLQSQRTAGEDHLQEDQDLVNVLLQLQESGELQFQLTTNHVKAVTLDMYFAGSETSAATIEWAMLELLRNPRAMDKAQAEIRQLVAGKRKIQEADIKKLNYLKLIIKETLRLHPPGPLIPRQANERCKVNRYDVPSEAKLLINVWAIGRDLKHWGPNADCFEPERFQGYSIDFRGTNYEFIPFGAGKRICPGLSFATIIVELALCQLLYFFNWKLPNGTKPQELDMTESVGMATRKRNDLNVIAIPFIL
- the LOC112192395 gene encoding cytochrome P450 71D8, translated to MDMILDEIISDHKLVFKKKSTIIAATAAAGEDHLHEDQDLVDVLLQLQESSDLQFQLTTDHIKAVIMEMYSTGSETSASTIEWTISELMKNPRAMEKAQAEIRQVVA
- the LOC112192396 gene encoding desmethyl-deoxy-podophyllotoxin synthase isoform X2; amino-acid sequence: MIINKCYRAREQPVKITCRKIKIWSTCFYNFKSLDMYFAGSETSAATIEWAMLELLRNPRAMDKAQAEIRQLVAGKRKIQEADIKKLNYLKLIIKETLRLHPPGPLIPRQANERCKVNRYDVPSEAKLLINVWAIGRDLKHWGPNADCFEPERFQGYSIDFRGTNYEFIPFGAGKRICPGLSFATIIVELALCQLLYFFNWKLPNGTKPQELDMTESVGMATRKRNDLNVIAIPFIL